In Thiospirochaeta perfilievii, a single window of DNA contains:
- a CDS encoding response regulator — translation MKKILIIDEAEAFRKLVEKLCIQNDLEPYLAINGLDGNSKILSIIPDLIIMDKDLTRMDSLSVLARKKNNPNASNIPVIMVSKDTPNKSFLMQTIPLGVKKFIKKPIEMESLLVAISDVLHINTEVDQTPCVLEVRLNENILFVEVAMGLNRNRLEVVKFRIAELIKLHRVKNPLVLLMLTDIPFGLADRQKLTSLIHFCMEGANIDDTKIRILTPSKEIKKYLNTHLELYDILVENNLDRIMFGFVRKTKDDLLFSQNKSHEDEAITVNYRSENKEQDSDSATDSDLGFTIEDEKKKIAIVDDDKVVHAIVKSVFKKFDWEICCYLDGDDFLKESHINEFDLIILDLLMPGVDGFRVLDTISKDLYKKTIVLTSSTQRNDVMKVLSYGIRNYSVKPINGESIKIKAFEILKNR, via the coding sequence TTGAAAAAAATATTAATAATAGATGAAGCAGAGGCTTTTAGAAAATTAGTCGAGAAACTATGTATTCAAAATGACCTGGAGCCCTATTTAGCAATAAATGGGTTAGATGGTAATAGTAAAATTTTAAGTATTATTCCAGACTTAATTATAATGGATAAAGATCTAACCAGGATGGATAGTCTATCTGTTCTAGCTAGGAAAAAAAATAATCCTAATGCATCAAATATCCCTGTAATTATGGTCTCTAAGGATACTCCAAATAAGAGTTTTTTAATGCAAACAATACCCTTAGGTGTTAAGAAGTTTATCAAGAAACCAATTGAGATGGAGTCTCTTTTAGTTGCTATCTCCGATGTTCTGCATATTAATACTGAAGTAGATCAAACACCCTGTGTTTTAGAAGTTAGGCTTAATGAGAATATACTTTTTGTAGAAGTAGCCATGGGTTTAAATAGAAATAGGTTAGAAGTTGTAAAATTTAGAATTGCCGAACTTATAAAGCTACATAGAGTAAAAAACCCTCTAGTTCTTTTAATGTTAACAGATATCCCCTTTGGTTTAGCAGATAGGCAGAAGTTAACAAGTTTAATACACTTTTGCATGGAGGGTGCAAACATTGATGATACTAAGATACGGATTCTTACACCTTCTAAGGAGATTAAAAAATACTTAAATACCCACTTAGAGTTATATGATATTCTTGTTGAGAACAATCTAGATCGAATAATGTTCGGTTTTGTTCGTAAAACTAAAGATGACTTACTTTTTTCCCAAAATAAGTCCCATGAAGATGAAGCGATTACAGTAAATTATAGGTCTGAAAATAAAGAGCAGGATAGTGACTCTGCTACAGATAGTGATTTAGGCTTTACTATCGAAGACGAGAAGAAAAAAATAGCAATAGTAGATGATGATAAAGTTGTTCATGCTATAGTTAAGTCTGTTTTTAAGAAATTTGACTGGGAAATTTGCTGTTATTTAGATGGTGACGACTTTTTAAAAGAGAGTCATATAAATGAGTTTGACTTAATAATTTTAGACCTTCTAATGCCAGGAGTAGATGGGTTTAGAGTTCTTGATACAATTAGTAAGGACTTGTATAAAAAAACAATTGTTTTAACATCGTCGACACAGCGGAATGATGTTATGAAGGTGCTTTCATACGGTATAAGGAATTACTCTGTAAAACCTATAAATGGTGAGAGTATAAAGATTAAGGCCTTTGAAATATTAAAGAATCGGTAG
- a CDS encoding response regulator, translating to MVKKVDFHEIENKEFLSFIIPEDKELLIEALNELILGTKLKKTLNVRYLSGESSCWWKISLDKVDVGKSFVIVGVALDIGREMESQGTLLEAKQAAEKSEASKSIFLANMSHEIRTPIHTVTGLAELLLDTKLDSEQKEYVTQIDFAAKVLLTLINDILDFSKIEAGKLVFENIEYNLYDTIVNSVDLSALEAHRKGVDVAILIDDNLPQFIYGDQVRLRQVIVNLMSNAVKFTKEGEIILEVKTKPIDKERVLLNISVTDSGIGISLDKQKRLFKAFSQADASTTRQFGGTGLGLSICSSLVQMMGGVMAVNSKEGEGASFYFEIPVTVGKKNKLQYPEPPIKDLKALVVDDNHKVNKIFSDILRSWGYRVLEVYTVMDALSELIKKATMGEPYDLCFIDQILPGMDGWQLASEIHSNSLIRTTKTLLMSLKGKGIEESKMKLLGWFQGYLTKPVKKEELYNTIKELYSRTLESEVDTSLEDDDIEELEVLSDEIVDDNLDDDDDEYLEPLKFSDDVYDDLEELIPIDEELYSDDLANFKSMDQSGNQEEIDYIPSSTPTILIVEDHLVNQKLFRIILEKSGYNVITASDGQEAIDIVKENTLDLIFMDCQMPVKNGYDSSKEIREMGFTIPIVAVTASAIKGEYDKCIESGMSDVMTKPFKKDDVMKSINKWL from the coding sequence ATGGTAAAAAAAGTTGACTTCCATGAGATAGAGAATAAAGAGTTTTTATCTTTTATAATTCCAGAGGATAAAGAGTTATTGATAGAAGCTTTAAACGAACTAATTCTAGGTACTAAATTAAAAAAAACACTAAATGTTAGATATTTAAGTGGAGAGTCTAGTTGTTGGTGGAAAATTTCTCTAGATAAGGTGGATGTTGGCAAGAGTTTTGTAATAGTAGGTGTCGCATTAGATATCGGTAGGGAAATGGAATCCCAGGGTACATTGTTAGAAGCTAAACAGGCTGCAGAGAAGTCAGAAGCTTCTAAGAGTATTTTTTTAGCCAATATGAGTCATGAAATAAGAACTCCTATTCATACCGTTACAGGTTTGGCTGAACTACTCCTTGATACTAAACTGGATAGTGAGCAGAAAGAGTATGTTACCCAGATAGATTTTGCTGCTAAAGTTCTATTAACACTTATTAACGATATTCTAGACTTCTCCAAAATCGAAGCTGGTAAGTTGGTTTTTGAAAATATTGAGTATAATTTATACGATACAATAGTAAATTCTGTTGATCTTTCTGCCCTAGAAGCCCATAGAAAAGGTGTAGATGTTGCAATTTTAATAGATGATAATCTACCTCAGTTTATTTATGGTGATCAAGTAAGGTTAAGACAAGTTATTGTTAACCTTATGAGTAATGCTGTAAAGTTTACAAAAGAGGGTGAGATTATATTAGAAGTAAAAACAAAACCTATAGATAAAGAAAGGGTCCTTTTAAATATTTCTGTCACTGACTCAGGAATTGGAATTTCTTTGGATAAACAAAAAAGACTATTTAAGGCCTTTTCTCAGGCTGATGCATCGACAACTAGACAGTTTGGTGGTACTGGTCTAGGACTCTCTATCTGTTCAAGTTTGGTACAGATGATGGGCGGAGTAATGGCTGTTAACAGTAAAGAGGGGGAGGGTGCTTCCTTCTATTTTGAAATTCCAGTAACAGTTGGTAAAAAAAATAAACTACAATATCCAGAGCCTCCTATTAAAGACTTAAAGGCCCTAGTTGTTGATGATAATCATAAGGTAAATAAGATATTCTCTGATATATTACGGTCATGGGGTTATCGAGTTTTGGAAGTTTATACGGTGATGGATGCTCTAAGTGAGTTAATAAAAAAAGCCACAATGGGAGAACCCTACGACCTATGTTTTATAGACCAAATTTTACCTGGTATGGATGGTTGGCAACTAGCTAGTGAAATACACTCAAACAGTCTAATTAGAACAACAAAAACACTTTTAATGTCTCTAAAGGGTAAGGGGATCGAAGAGTCAAAAATGAAACTTTTAGGCTGGTTTCAAGGCTATTTAACCAAACCTGTAAAGAAGGAAGAGTTATATAATACGATAAAAGAGTTATACTCAAGAACATTGGAAAGTGAAGTAGATACATCCCTAGAGGATGATGATATTGAAGAGTTAGAAGTCCTAAGTGATGAAATTGTAGATGATAACCTAGATGATGATGATGATGAGTATTTAGAACCATTAAAATTTTCAGATGATGTCTACGACGACTTAGAAGAGCTTATACCTATAGATGAAGAGTTATACTCTGATGACTTAGCGAATTTTAAAAGTATGGATCAATCTGGTAATCAGGAAGAGATTGATTATATTCCATCAAGCACTCCAACTATTTTAATTGTTGAGGATCACTTAGTTAACCAGAAACTCTTTCGTATTATTTTAGAAAAGTCTGGGTATAACGTAATAACTGCCTCGGATGGTCAAGAGGCTATAGATATAGTTAAAGAAAACACTTTAGATTTAATTTTTATGGATTGTCAAATGCCAGTTAAAAATGGATATGACTCCTCAAAAGAGATAAGAGAGATGGGGTTTACTATTCCAATTGTAGCTGTAACAGCAAGTGCAATAAAAGGTGAATATGATAAATGTATAGAGTCAGGAATGAGTGATGTTATGACTAAGCCATTTAAAAAAGATGATGTTATGAAGTCCATTAATAAATGGCTTTAG
- a CDS encoding Hpt domain-containing protein, with translation MLLFDFESALDRFMGEKDILLEVLTPYLENLNNLLEKLSSLKQPFDFDQLRQIAHSIKGSSLNLDIVPLGKAAEELEDLAYNRIEKGIQVKIDRVKDLAAQTESELQKYITL, from the coding sequence ATGTTATTGTTTGATTTTGAAAGTGCACTAGATAGATTTATGGGGGAGAAGGATATTCTATTAGAAGTCTTAACTCCATATTTAGAAAACCTTAATAATCTTTTAGAAAAACTATCTAGTTTAAAACAACCCTTCGATTTTGATCAATTAAGACAGATTGCCCATAGTATAAAGGGTAGCAGTCTGAATTTAGATATAGTTCCCCTAGGAAAGGCTGCTGAGGAGTTAGAAGATTTAGCTTATAATAGGATCGAGAAAGGAATTCAAGTAAAGATAGATAGGGTTAAGGATCTAGCAGCCCAAACAGAGTCTGAGCTGCAGAAATATATTACACTTTAA
- a CDS encoding methyl-accepting chemotaxis protein, with protein sequence MKLRTKSLIMNLMLPVIVYALIMVITFIQISRYKIKDIAETQNAVLHAASSDIVAVLNNKKAVLKAGSRLNSIKNLSNIMPQKHIEGELEKIPEYHLAKNDLQSLVTDIKGVSLLYFATESSPIIISQDWANIPDDYDARTRGWYKETKNKKDTFITSPYLTADSEAENTLTITMGHPIFEGSKFNGTIAMDMSITDITDEMKRLQNEHQELSITLFNGSNEQILYSKTATFEDNIFMRDLFAALGYNEEQQKDFITLFKKVNDTGEPGRFESHRVVALYKIKGTPWLIAASFNKQELINAELRPTFIVFMLSAIIFIFVLLFGYISSRFLIFKPIKDLSTRFYDISHGEGDLTVRIDTKNRDELGELATNFNSFTDKIRDIIKNIIQVTSNIEGRQLEVAGITQETASASVEISSNVDSINKQMEDLNTQFQSVSSAMDEIDATVNSLFDSTEIQNNAVDETSSSIEEMVAQLDSVAKIVNEKKKEAEQLTHIINESGKQISDGTTANEEVVELAGKVSEMSEVISNIATQTNLLSMNAAIEAAHAGDAGKGFAVVADEIRKLAESAQDNSGEIQETISNILNKVNVAYNISKSSEETFQKLREGTNSTILALEEINVSTQELSQGGALIISANSKLSQVSAQVSDSTQEMSNTIALITESTRNAADISIHVKEGMAEIAHGTGDISESVNVINNLADEVTNNTNKLKDETNKFKV encoded by the coding sequence ATGAAGTTAAGGACAAAATCATTAATAATGAATTTAATGCTACCAGTAATAGTTTATGCATTAATAATGGTAATTACTTTTATACAAATATCTAGGTATAAGATAAAAGATATTGCAGAAACCCAAAATGCTGTTTTACACGCTGCCTCAAGTGACATTGTTGCGGTCTTAAACAACAAAAAAGCGGTTCTAAAGGCAGGAAGTAGGTTAAATAGTATTAAAAACCTCTCTAACATTATGCCACAAAAACATATTGAAGGGGAACTTGAAAAAATACCTGAATACCATCTAGCCAAGAATGATCTACAATCTTTAGTTACAGATATTAAAGGTGTATCACTCCTCTATTTTGCTACAGAATCTTCCCCTATTATAATTTCCCAGGATTGGGCAAATATTCCAGATGATTATGATGCTAGAACAAGAGGCTGGTATAAGGAGACAAAAAATAAAAAAGATACATTTATTACCTCTCCATATCTTACTGCAGATTCAGAAGCTGAAAATACACTTACAATTACAATGGGACACCCTATTTTTGAAGGTTCAAAATTTAATGGTACTATAGCTATGGATATGTCTATAACAGATATAACCGATGAGATGAAGCGACTTCAAAACGAACACCAAGAGTTATCGATAACCCTATTTAATGGTTCAAATGAGCAGATACTTTATAGCAAAACAGCGACATTTGAGGATAACATTTTTATGAGGGACCTTTTTGCAGCTTTAGGATATAACGAGGAACAACAGAAGGATTTTATAACTCTTTTTAAAAAGGTTAATGATACAGGAGAACCAGGTAGATTTGAATCCCATAGGGTTGTAGCACTATATAAAATAAAGGGTACTCCTTGGTTAATAGCAGCATCTTTTAACAAACAAGAGCTAATCAATGCAGAACTAAGGCCGACTTTTATTGTTTTTATGTTATCAGCTATTATATTTATTTTTGTTCTACTTTTTGGTTATATATCGTCAAGATTCTTAATTTTTAAACCTATCAAAGACCTTTCTACTAGATTCTATGATATATCCCATGGAGAGGGAGATCTAACTGTTAGAATAGATACAAAAAACAGGGATGAACTTGGTGAGTTAGCAACAAACTTTAACTCTTTTACAGATAAGATAAGAGATATTATTAAAAATATTATACAAGTCACTAGTAATATAGAAGGTAGACAACTAGAAGTTGCTGGAATAACTCAAGAGACTGCATCTGCTTCTGTAGAGATAAGTTCTAATGTTGATTCTATAAATAAGCAGATGGAAGACTTAAATACCCAGTTTCAATCTGTTTCTTCTGCGATGGATGAGATTGATGCCACAGTAAATAGTCTTTTTGATAGTACAGAGATTCAAAATAATGCTGTAGATGAAACAAGTTCTTCAATTGAGGAGATGGTAGCCCAATTAGACTCTGTTGCAAAAATTGTTAATGAAAAGAAAAAAGAAGCAGAGCAATTAACCCACATAATAAATGAGAGTGGAAAACAGATATCCGATGGAACAACAGCAAATGAAGAGGTCGTAGAGCTTGCAGGTAAGGTTTCAGAGATGTCTGAAGTTATTAGTAATATTGCGACTCAAACAAACCTATTATCTATGAACGCAGCAATTGAGGCTGCCCATGCAGGGGATGCAGGAAAGGGTTTTGCTGTAGTTGCAGATGAAATTAGAAAGTTAGCGGAGAGTGCTCAGGACAACTCTGGAGAAATTCAAGAGACTATCTCAAATATTTTAAATAAGGTTAATGTTGCATACAATATCTCTAAATCCAGTGAAGAGACCTTCCAAAAACTTAGAGAGGGTACTAACTCAACAATTTTAGCCCTAGAAGAGATAAATGTATCAACCCAGGAGTTATCCCAAGGAGGAGCTTTAATTATTAGTGCAAATAGTAAATTAAGCCAAGTTTCAGCCCAGGTTAGTGACAGTACCCAGGAGATGAGTAATACAATCGCTTTAATTACAGAGTCTACAAGGAACGCTGCAGACATCTCTATTCATGTAAAAGAGGGCATGGCTGAAATTGCCCATGGAACAGGGGATATCTCTGAGTCTGTAAATGTTATTAATAATCTTGCAGATGAAGTTACAAACAATACTAACAAACTAAAAGACGAGACAAATAAGTTTAAAGTGTAA
- a CDS encoding exodeoxyribonuclease III: MKKIISWNVNGIRAAETKGLYKWMKEENPDILCLQETKAYPDVLTKKFIEPKGYYSYFASAEKKGYSGVVTYCKEKPLSVNYMGIDEFDSEGRYIELEFPQFTIINTYFPNSQSEGKRLDYKLRFNSAIMGKMNSLRDNGKKVILCGDLNVAHKEIDLANPKTNTKNPGFLPEEREWMDSFINAGYIDVFRFFDPTPGNYTWWSYRTKAREKNIGWRIDYFIITDNLLDEIDNCEILNEVMGSDHCPIRLDL, encoded by the coding sequence ATGAAAAAGATAATTAGTTGGAATGTTAACGGAATAAGAGCTGCAGAGACTAAGGGACTATATAAGTGGATGAAAGAAGAGAACCCTGATATTTTATGTCTGCAAGAGACTAAGGCCTATCCAGATGTTTTAACAAAGAAATTTATTGAGCCTAAGGGGTATTATAGTTATTTCGCCAGTGCAGAGAAAAAAGGGTACAGCGGAGTTGTTACATATTGCAAGGAAAAACCCTTAAGTGTAAATTATATGGGAATTGATGAATTTGACTCCGAGGGAAGGTATATAGAGCTTGAGTTTCCACAGTTTACTATTATTAATACATATTTTCCTAACAGCCAAAGCGAGGGAAAAAGATTAGACTATAAGTTAAGATTTAATAGTGCTATAATGGGTAAGATGAATAGCTTAAGGGATAATGGTAAAAAAGTTATCTTGTGTGGAGACTTAAATGTTGCTCATAAAGAGATTGATTTAGCAAACCCTAAAACTAATACTAAAAACCCTGGTTTTTTACCTGAAGAGAGGGAGTGGATGGATAGTTTTATTAATGCAGGTTATATTGATGTTTTTAGATTCTTTGATCCAACTCCAGGGAACTATACTTGGTGGTCCTATAGAACTAAAGCTAGGGAGAAAAATATTGGGTGGCGTATCGATTACTTTATAATTACTGATAATTTGTTAGATGAAATCGATAATTGTGAAATTTTAAATGAAGTAATGGGTAGTGACCATTGCCCCATAAGGTTAGATTTATAA
- a CDS encoding metallophosphoesterase family protein yields MTKLAFISDIHSNLPALRATIKDIRSRGINRIYCLGDIIGYHTYTNEVIDLLKDENVISIKGNHDEAITMENFDRSRDEDFVLYWNFDRLTQENLTYLKHLPDYIEFSVEEVSICLVHGSPSSISEYIRENSAEASIYISEMKSDILLCAHTHLPYITKKDGKHLLNSGSVGKPKFGKPESSYIELSIDGKVIEPEIITVPYPVSEIVEDLKRHNFPKSLIKALETGNP; encoded by the coding sequence ATGACAAAGTTAGCATTTATTTCAGACATACATTCAAACCTACCGGCTTTAAGGGCTACAATAAAAGATATTAGAAGTCGAGGTATTAATAGAATTTACTGTTTAGGGGATATTATTGGTTATCACACCTATACAAATGAAGTTATAGACCTATTAAAGGATGAAAATGTAATATCTATTAAGGGTAATCATGATGAAGCAATAACAATGGAGAACTTTGATCGTAGTAGGGATGAAGATTTTGTACTTTATTGGAATTTTGATCGATTAACACAGGAGAACCTTACATATTTAAAACACTTACCTGACTATATAGAGTTTTCTGTTGAAGAAGTTTCAATCTGCTTAGTCCATGGAAGCCCTAGCTCTATAAGTGAATATATCAGAGAGAACAGTGCCGAAGCTTCTATTTATATATCTGAAATGAAATCTGATATACTATTATGTGCCCATACACATCTTCCTTATATTACAAAAAAAGATGGGAAACATCTTTTAAATAGTGGAAGTGTTGGAAAACCAAAATTTGGTAAACCAGAGTCTTCTTATATAGAGCTAAGTATAGATGGTAAGGTTATTGAACCTGAAATCATCACTGTTCCATATCCAGTTTCAGAAATTGTAGAGGATTTAAAGAGACACAACTTCCCAAAGAGTCTTATTAAAGCTCTAGAAACAGGTAATCCTTAA
- a CDS encoding iron-containing alcohol dehydrogenase, whose product MTNFDLNLPTQIRFGKKREEEIGSILTQDNITRILFVYGTSSIKSTGLYSRIISILDEYKIEVVEYSGIRPNPLVIDVDRASELGRKSAVQAVLAVGGGSVMDSAKAIAVGIAHKQKIWDFYNGSQIKKALPIYNIVTLAATASEMNGGFVLTNSETKEKLSLKSELTKPKVSILNPELTFTVPPNYTAYSAIDIFAHTIEGYLTSTKSPSFINLLKESVIKTVKDKTELILINPQDYNARAEFMWAATMALNGTTNLGLDGAQFPNHMLEHGVGSIFNIPHGAGLSIVIPAWMRWYKDNNRPQFLRLFKEIFNKESLDEGIEAVENWFHSLGSPIRFSEYNIEESSFKSISEKAYKQAQMWGIDKTYTKEVIMEILLLAK is encoded by the coding sequence ATGACTAATTTTGATTTAAATCTTCCAACACAAATCAGGTTTGGGAAAAAGAGGGAAGAAGAGATAGGGTCGATACTAACCCAGGACAACATAACAAGAATTCTATTTGTCTACGGTACATCATCAATAAAAAGTACAGGTCTATATAGTCGTATTATAAGTATATTAGATGAGTACAAAATTGAAGTGGTTGAGTACTCAGGAATCAGGCCAAACCCATTAGTTATAGATGTTGATAGGGCCTCAGAACTAGGAAGAAAGAGTGCTGTTCAAGCAGTCTTAGCTGTTGGAGGAGGATCTGTAATGGACTCAGCTAAAGCTATTGCAGTAGGAATTGCTCATAAACAAAAAATATGGGATTTTTATAATGGTTCCCAAATAAAAAAGGCACTACCTATATATAATATAGTTACCCTAGCGGCAACAGCAAGTGAAATGAACGGGGGATTTGTTTTAACAAATAGTGAAACAAAGGAAAAACTTAGCCTTAAATCTGAACTAACAAAACCAAAAGTTTCCATATTGAACCCAGAACTTACATTTACAGTCCCTCCAAACTACACAGCTTATAGCGCCATAGATATCTTTGCTCATACTATAGAGGGGTATCTGACATCTACTAAGTCACCATCATTTATAAACCTCTTAAAAGAGAGTGTAATTAAAACAGTAAAAGATAAGACTGAGCTAATTTTAATAAATCCCCAGGACTACAATGCTAGGGCCGAATTTATGTGGGCAGCAACAATGGCTTTAAATGGAACAACCAACCTAGGATTAGATGGAGCACAATTTCCAAACCACATGTTAGAACACGGTGTTGGAAGTATCTTTAACATACCCCACGGGGCTGGATTATCCATAGTTATTCCCGCATGGATGAGATGGTATAAGGATAATAACAGACCACAGTTCCTTCGTCTATTTAAAGAGATTTTTAATAAAGAGAGTTTAGATGAAGGGATAGAAGCTGTAGAAAATTGGTTCCACTCATTAGGTTCGCCTATTAGGTTCTCTGAGTATAACATAGAAGAGAGCAGCTTTAAATCTATTTCCGAGAAAGCATATAAACAAGCTCAAATGTGGGGAATTGATAAAACCTACACAAAAGAGGTTATTATGGAAATATTATTACTAGCTAAATAG
- a CDS encoding ABC transporter permease subunit, giving the protein MKKILFIVVAVFFVSVIPEIVSVRQGELLFDIKQPFILIANYFDVLRSGDIFSYVIRGNSRSLIEVFPRFFITSFLYLNISLFLGVFIGVLLGLLLSNYKTFKIRNTLSLIGFVPDFILIIILQILVIVLNNLIGFRLIKVATAGGSYAIILPLISMSLFPLIYMMNIVSGETFKIRGQSYVLYAKAKGLGDRYIFFKHILPGIFPLIIGEIPRLTGLIIANLFIVERLYNISGVTRLLFYVLGANGGLKYEIDFVQPHVVVNVLFGFVILYFLSYSLLSFFVKGVKKVVCND; this is encoded by the coding sequence ATGAAAAAGATTTTGTTTATAGTGGTTGCAGTTTTTTTTGTATCAGTTATTCCAGAGATTGTATCAGTTCGTCAAGGAGAGCTTCTATTTGATATAAAACAACCTTTTATACTTATAGCTAATTATTTTGATGTTTTAAGGTCTGGAGATATATTTTCGTATGTTATAAGGGGTAATAGTAGAAGTCTGATAGAGGTTTTCCCTCGCTTTTTTATTACGTCCTTTTTATACTTAAACATCTCACTATTCTTAGGGGTATTTATAGGAGTACTCTTAGGGCTTCTTCTATCTAATTATAAAACTTTTAAAATTAGAAATACACTTAGTTTAATAGGATTTGTACCTGACTTTATACTGATAATAATTCTTCAGATTCTAGTTATAGTTTTAAATAATTTAATTGGATTTCGTCTTATTAAGGTCGCAACTGCAGGTGGCAGTTACGCAATAATATTACCCCTAATATCTATGTCTCTATTTCCTTTGATCTATATGATGAATATTGTTTCTGGAGAGACATTCAAAATCCGTGGGCAGAGTTATGTTTTATATGCCAAGGCTAAAGGGTTAGGAGACCGCTATATTTTTTTTAAACACATATTACCTGGAATTTTCCCTCTAATCATTGGAGAAATCCCTAGATTAACTGGGCTTATTATAGCAAATTTGTTCATTGTAGAAAGACTATATAATATTTCTGGAGTTACCCGTTTACTTTTTTATGTTTTAGGAGCAAATGGAGGATTGAAATATGAAATTGATTTTGTTCAGCCCCATGTTGTTGTGAACGTACTTTTTGGTTTTGTTATTTTATATTTTTTATCCTACAGTTTATTAAGTTTTTTTGTAAAAGGTGTTAAAAAGGTTGTTTGCAATGATTAG
- a CDS encoding ABC transporter permease subunit yields the protein MIRLKLALLLFLLVVGISIFGSYLAPYSKTFQENIRIEVVDNKEVYLYSPHAPNLEHPFGTNTWGYDLLTIILYGFKYTLIVAFFGALLRFLFGLLIGLPLSFKDKLKGLDLNVLNSFPLFILAYFFLFRITIDSSLPFNVIFIFQVCVISFLGLPHTIASIKNFSKLILKEGFIEAANSLGASRSRIIFKHIIPNIYEKLLILFISEMIGILNIVGQLGIFNLFIGGTRISKDPVLYYSITNELAGLIGQGRHHLDYSQWLLLFPLLGYLLILFTFHFLQTSIESYFRFRSKQAVYI from the coding sequence ATGATTAGACTTAAATTGGCATTATTACTGTTTTTACTTGTAGTTGGAATCTCTATCTTTGGTTCCTATTTGGCTCCCTATTCTAAGACATTCCAAGAAAATATAAGGATAGAGGTTGTTGATAATAAAGAAGTATATCTTTATAGCCCCCATGCCCCTAATTTAGAGCATCCTTTTGGAACAAATACCTGGGGGTATGACCTATTAACAATAATTCTTTATGGCTTTAAATATACATTGATTGTTGCATTTTTTGGGGCACTTTTAAGGTTTTTATTTGGTCTTCTTATTGGTCTTCCTTTAAGTTTTAAAGATAAACTTAAAGGTCTAGATTTAAATGTTCTAAATAGCTTCCCTCTGTTTATTTTAGCCTACTTCTTTTTATTTAGAATAACCATAGATTCATCTCTTCCATTTAATGTGATCTTTATTTTTCAAGTTTGTGTTATCTCTTTTTTAGGACTTCCTCATACTATAGCTTCAATTAAAAACTTCTCTAAACTAATATTAAAAGAGGGGTTTATCGAAGCGGCTAACTCCTTAGGTGCCAGTAGATCTAGGATTATTTTTAAGCATATTATCCCTAATATTTACGAAAAATTATTAATTCTATTTATTAGTGAGATGATAGGAATATTAAACATTGTTGGACAGCTTGGAATATTTAATCTATTTATTGGTGGAACTAGGATATCTAAGGATCCTGTTCTATATTACTCTATTACAAATGAGCTTGCAGGATTAATTGGTCAAGGAAGACATCATTTAGACTATTCCCAGTGGTTGTTACTTTTCCCTCTTTTAGGTTATCTACTAATACTATTTACTTTTCACTTTTTACAAACAAGTATTGAGTCCTATTTTAGGTTTCGAAGTAAACAGGCTGTGTATATATAA